The following is a genomic window from Candidatus Melainabacteria bacterium RIFOXYA2_FULL_32_9.
TTAGATGCTGGCTAGAAAAAGAAGAATTCCCTGCTATTATAACTTCGATTTGTGATGATATAACAATTATTGGCTCACTTGAAAAAACTATAATTGCTGAATATTCTGAATATAGCGATAAGTTTTATCAAATTATAATTAATAATGCGCTAGATGAGCTAAAAAATTGGGCAATCGAACTTAATTTAAACAATATTCAAATTGAAATTATCTTAACTGACGGAGACAGAGTAAAATATCGTAAATCTTATTAAGAAAGTCTTTATATATTTAATAGCATAAGAAACAATTCTTCAATATTTCAGGAGTTCATAAGAGGGCGAAGCCCTCTTGTCCTATAAGGGTGGTGGGCGGGATATGAAAAATATCATTCCTGACAATTTTTTCTCTTTTTAAGAAAAGTTCATACTTAAGATAGTTCTCATATATTCAATATGGAAGTAGAATATTTATAAAAATAGTAAATTGGTAAAACTGTCAGGAAAAATAAAATGCTAACAATAGCTGGTTCTGGAATTAACTTATATTCATTAGCTGAAGTAATAGAAAAAGTTCAGTGCTCAGAGTTTGATTGTCTTATAACAGATATTAATTTTGATACTCCAGAAAACAAGGAGTTATTACCCGCAAATTTAGAGGTGAATTTTTTACCTTTTAAGGAGATAAGGCTTTTTATCAAAGAAAAATACTTACAAAACAAGAAAATTCTTTATGTTGTGACAGGAAGCCCTATATTTTATTCGGCAACTAAAGAGATTTTACGATATTTAGAAAACGAAATTCCAGAATTTGACTCTAATAGAGTTAACGTATTACCAGCCGAGTCTTCTAAAGATTACATCCTTAGAAAGCTAAATATACCGGAGAGTGAAGTAACTGCGCTTTCTCTTCATGGCAGAGATTTTCTTGATTTAACAAAATTCCTGACAACAAAATATGCATTTCTACTTTGTGATGAGCATTCATTACAGAAAATTGCAGATGATACAAGATTTATACAAGATGATCTTATTTTCTATATTGGATCAAAATTGGGCTCTGACGATGAAAGAATAACCAAATTTGACCTGTATAAAGCAACAAAAGAAATGTCTCTGGAGGAAATCAAGCAAGCCTTAGTTCCATATGTTCTTTTAATAGAGAGAAAGTATGATATTTCTCAAACTTTCTCAAATAATGAAGACTTTGAGACTAACGCTGGTATGCTTACTAAAACCGATAAAAGAGCAATCACTCTCCAATCTTTAGAACTACAGCCAAATCTTTTAATGTGGGATATAGGAGCAGGGTCGGGGTCGGTTTCTATTGATGCTTATAAGATTTTCAAAATCAGATCACTGCTTTTTGAGAAGAATGAAGAGCAATGCGCCTTTATCAAGAGAAATCTTACTAATCATAAGGTAGCTGGTACACAATTATTCGAAGGCAATGTGCTGGAAAACTATAAAAAAGCTCCAAAACCTGATCGTATATTCATTGGTGGTGGTGGGGAAAAGGTTCTCAATCAAGTAGAAAATCTATATCTTGAATTAAAAGACAATGGATTAATGGTCATAAACGTTGTTGTGCTTGAGAATTTATCAGAGTTGCTTTTGACTTTAAGAAAAGCTGATATTGATTATGAAGTCAGAAGCATTGATATATCAAATTATAAAAAGATTTCTCAGGATATAAAACTGAGTATTGCAGAATCTGAAAGAACGCTGTTTCAAGTAATAGTAAAAAAATGAGGAAATATATATGAATAAAGTAATATTTATAGGTGCAGGACCTGGAGATCCTAAGTTAATAACGGTAAAAGCCAGAGAAATACTTGAATCAGCAAAAGTTATACTATATACTGGCTCACTAGTCCCAAGAGAAGTTCTAAGCTGGGCCCCTGAAGGCTGCTTGGTAGAGAGTTCTGAAGATATGTCTTATCAAGAAATCTTTGATTTTATCGAAAAGCATATCAAAACAAGTGATGTGGTAAGGGTTCATACAGGTGATCCTTCCATATATTCGACTACTGCAAAGCAAATAAAGTTTTTAGATGAGAAAAATATTTCTTATGAAGTAATTCCTGGAGTAACTGCGGCATTTGGTGCAGCAGCATCTTTAGGGATAGAATATACCATTCCTGGAGTTAGTCAGACATTAATCATCTCAAGGGTAGAAGGAAAAACGCCAAATCCTGAGAATCTTGAAAGTATCTTATCCTGCAAAAATTCATCCAAAGTTTTCTACTTATCAGTAGCATTATTGGATGAATTATATAATACAGCTAAAAAACTAGGTTATAGCGATGATACACCTTGCTGGATAGTGGAGAAAGCTACATGGCCAGAGCAAGCAGTGATTAAAGGTGTTTTGAGCAATATACATGAAAAAGTAAAAGAAGCTGGAATCAAAAGAACCGCATTAATTCTCTTTGGAGATTATTTGTATCAAGAAGAAAAAGAAGAATCACATCTTTATAACGTGCCATCAGGAAAGTATTAATGAAGAATATATCCCTAATAACAGTTAACAATCCGGGACTTGAAGCAGCAGAAAAAACTGTTGAGGATTTAGTAAGAGTAAATCAGGATTTTAAAATAAATATTTATCATAAAAGCAGCAAAAATCCTGAAACTAGGGCTAATTATATAAAATATTCTGAAATTGATGAAATTCTTGATCAGGCCTGGCAAAATAGCGATGCAATAATATGGTTTACAGCAACAGGTATTGTTGTAAGAAAAATTGCAGGACTAATTAATTCAAAAACAATAGATCCGGCTATTCTAGTTATAAATTTGTCAAGCACACAAGTAATACCATTATTATCAGGTCATATTGGCGGGGCTAATGAACTGGCACAAAAATTAACAGAAATTAATCCTGATTTAACCTCATTTATTACTACTGCAACAGATTCTTTAAACGTATTTGCTTTTGATAATTTTGCTAAAAAAGCAGGGTTTGAGATTGGAAATATTGAAAAACTGGCAAAAATTTCCAATTCTCTTATTAATGGGCACACTATTAATCTGGTAACTTATCCTAAAATCTTTGAATACTTAAAAAATGAAGGTTTAGATGGATCAAAAATTGAATTTCACAACTGTTTAAATGAGACTAATCTTGTAAACAATGGCTATCCAACTGTAATTTTATCTCCTTTTAATGATACAAATCAGGAGGTATTTAAAATCAGGATTAGACCTATTATTCTTGGAATAGGACTAAATAGAGATACGCCTTTGGAAGAATTGGAGTCTGATATTAAGAATTTTCTAAACGAATATAAACTTAATTTTGAAGATATAAAAATCATAGCTTCATTTGATGCCAAAAAAGATGAAGAAGCCTTACAATTATTTAGTAAAAAATATAAAATAGAACTTGCTTTCTTTGATAAAGATGAGATCAATCAGTTAAATCAAGATTTTTCAAAGTCAAAAGCGGAAGAATTTTTCAATATCAAAGGAGTGGCTGAACCTACAGCAGTTTTAGCTGCACCTTTTAAGACACTATTTATCAAAAAAAAGGTTTATAAGAATACAACAATAGCAGCAGCATTTTAAAGGAGTTGAAATGAGTAAGGGTGAAATTTATATAGTCTCAACAGGTACTGGCAATATACAGCAACTAACAGGTAATGCCGTTGAATGCTTGAATAAAGCTGACCTGATAGTTGGTTACAGTAAGTATATTAAGGATATAGAGTCTTTAATAGAAGGAAAAGAAATATATTCAACCGGGATGACTCATGAGGTCGATCGTTGTAAATATGCTGTTCAAGAAACATTAAAATCTAAAAAAGTAGCTTTGATTTCAAACGGGGATGCCAATGTTTATGGCATGGCAGGATTAGTGCTTGAAATTATCGATGCAAACAATCTTTGGGATAAGCTTGAAGTAGTGATAGAGCCAGGAATTACTTCTATACTTACAGCAGCAGCTAAAGCAGGCGCTCCTATTATGCATGATTTTGCAGTTATATCGTTATCAAATCTTCTTACTCCTATAGAATTAATTTATAAAAGATTAAATAATGCATTAGAAGCTGATTTCGTGCTTGGTTTATATAATCCTCTTTCTCATTCAAGAAAAGAGCCTTATGCTAAATTCCTTGAAGTGCTAAAACAACACCGTAAAGAAGATACCCCGGTTGTAATAGCCCAGAATCTAGGCAGAGATAATGAGACTATTTATATTAAGACAGTAAAAGATTTGCTGGAATTTAAAGATGATATGAAAATGATTAATATGTCCACCATATTAATCATTGGTAGCTCTGCAACAAAGCTGGTAAACTCCGGCAAAAATGTTATAACTAAAAGAGGCTATCAACAAAACTACGATTATCAACTGCAATAAGTAAAAAGCACTATTGTCATTTTGAAAAAAAATCTCAAAAATGTGGTGGTCATTGTGAGCCATTAAATAAGGATATAAGCGTAAATAAAACTTTGCGAAACAATCTCAAAGCATAAAAACACCACTGGTGGCTAAGCCACATTCTTAAGTCATCAATCATTCCAATAATACCTCTGTCATTCTGGGCGGAGCGAAGAATCTCAAGGGAAAATAATCTTGAATATTGATTTATCAAAAGCAAATCTTACTTTCCAGGAACTCTGGGAGATAAAAACCAGAGTAATTGCTATGAGAGACGTTATTATACAAAAAAGAAACTTGAGATTGTCTGAACTTAAAGATTTAGAATTAGAAAAAATAGTGGAGAAATTTTCCTTCAAGTCTATGCAGGCAGAATATCAAGAATTTTGTCCAATGCTAATCAATGACAAAAAGTGCCATGACCTGAAAGCAGAAGATTTAAGCTGCTACGGGTGCATTTGTCCAAATTATGATTTTGAAATAGGTTTTG
Proteins encoded in this region:
- a CDS encoding precorrin-3B C(17)-methyltransferase; translation: MSKGEIYIVSTGTGNIQQLTGNAVECLNKADLIVGYSKYIKDIESLIEGKEIYSTGMTHEVDRCKYAVQETLKSKKVALISNGDANVYGMAGLVLEIIDANNLWDKLEVVIEPGITSILTAAAKAGAPIMHDFAVISLSNLLTPIELIYKRLNNALEADFVLGLYNPLSHSRKEPYAKFLEVLKQHRKEDTPVVIAQNLGRDNETIYIKTVKDLLEFKDDMKMINMSTILIIGSSATKLVNSGKNVITKRGYQQNYDYQLQ
- a CDS encoding precorrin-4 C11-methyltransferase, with translation MNKVIFIGAGPGDPKLITVKAREILESAKVILYTGSLVPREVLSWAPEGCLVESSEDMSYQEIFDFIEKHIKTSDVVRVHTGDPSIYSTTAKQIKFLDEKNISYEVIPGVTAAFGAAASLGIEYTIPGVSQTLIISRVEGKTPNPENLESILSCKNSSKVFYLSVALLDELYNTAKKLGYSDDTPCWIVEKATWPEQAVIKGVLSNIHEKVKEAGIKRTALILFGDYLYQEEKEESHLYNVPSGKY
- a CDS encoding precorrin-6Y C5,15-methyltransferase (decarboxylating) subunit CbiT, translating into MLTIAGSGINLYSLAEVIEKVQCSEFDCLITDINFDTPENKELLPANLEVNFLPFKEIRLFIKEKYLQNKKILYVVTGSPIFYSATKEILRYLENEIPEFDSNRVNVLPAESSKDYILRKLNIPESEVTALSLHGRDFLDLTKFLTTKYAFLLCDEHSLQKIADDTRFIQDDLIFYIGSKLGSDDERITKFDLYKATKEMSLEEIKQALVPYVLLIERKYDISQTFSNNEDFETNAGMLTKTDKRAITLQSLELQPNLLMWDIGAGSGSVSIDAYKIFKIRSLLFEKNEEQCAFIKRNLTNHKVAGTQLFEGNVLENYKKAPKPDRIFIGGGGEKVLNQVENLYLELKDNGLMVINVVVLENLSELLLTLRKADIDYEVRSIDISNYKKISQDIKLSIAESERTLFQVIVKK